One genomic window of Saccopteryx bilineata isolate mSacBil1 chromosome 4, mSacBil1_pri_phased_curated, whole genome shotgun sequence includes the following:
- the LTK gene encoding LOW QUALITY PROTEIN: leukocyte tyrosine kinase receptor (The sequence of the model RefSeq protein was modified relative to this genomic sequence to represent the inferred CDS: inserted 4 bases in 3 codons; substituted 4 bases at 4 genomic stop codons), which produces MRQLKLVMGGHCLLLLWLKPAGECFLATPRGLGSAHLQGQRAAGSPHKHCDGADAGSRVVTVGAARPGLYLEPRYVLVGQQGATLRPRGAAGSHAHFGVSRARGKGRLQRPARGLGGGRDRSLVFRLRHCEGSARGPTDRRLPGTRRGARRTSSSASEFRAAKKHAAADGTEEVPGSRRWAVVAAGPASLPAGRLRPTAQPWDPQPFLAGAHTAALRTGLGVPESLGLTGSPFTYCSRRAGSPSPPPRSSPDGWRARLGGVAARRQLELWRLEEVVRPTWGGRTEAGLRPPGRNWRPTPPRRGAAGEAGRQLGSPQGELGFLMEAVILKKFNYQNIVCCVGLSLXPAPCLILLELMSGGDMKSFXRSCRPNQGQPSPLTMHGLLQLAQDIALEENNLIHRDIAARNCLLSCTGLRLLNTIGDFGMARNIYRSSHYHRGVXALLLVKWMPXEAFLEGIFTPETGSWSFGVLLRKIFSLGXVSYPRCTNQEVLDFIIDXGQMDPPRGCPGPVYIVTQYWQHQSELCPTFASISEHLXYCTQGCHTGQEGGHKTTLVLFFLNLPLQDPDVLNSPLPTKLGPTLEEERASGLGSRLLEGLRSPQAQKLSLEILKSWGGSLFDPGLPSGLKLPKSRGLQPHNIWNPTYGCCALGSLRGGIDASNSSFCTPPQASCGLSFQ; this is translated from the exons ATGCGGCAGCTGAAACTGGTGATGGGCGGCCACTGCCTGCTGCTGCTGTGGCTCAAACCTGCAGGGGAGTGCTTTCTGGCA ACCCCAAGGGGCCTTGGCAGTGCTCACCTGCAGGGCCAGCGGGCGGCAGGAAGCCCACACAAACACTGCGATGGAGCAGACGCCGGCAGCAGGGTGGTGACAGTGGGGGCCGCCAGGCCCGGGCTGTACCT GGAGCCACGTTACGTCCTCGTGGGGCAGCAGGGAGCCACGTTACGTCCTCGTGGGGCAGCAGGGAGCCACGCCCACTTCGGGGTGAGCAGAGCCCGTGGGAAGGGGCGGCTGCAGCGCCCGGCGCGAGGGCTGGGGGGAGGCAGAGATCGCTCCTTGGTGTTCAGACTTCGGCACTGCGAGGGGAGTGCCAGGGGCCCTACCGATCGGCGCCTCCCCGGTACCCGCAGGGGAGCTCGGAGGACCAGCTCGTCTGCCTCGGAGTTTCGGGCGGCTAAGAAACACGCGGCAGCAGATGGGACAGAAGAGGTCCCGGGTTCGCGGCGCTGGGCGGTGGTGGCAGCAGGGCCCGCTAGCCTCCCCGCGGGGCGCCTCCGCCCCACTGCGCAGCCTTGGGATCCACAGCCTTTTCTCGCGGGCGCACACACAGCAGCTCTCCGTACGGGCCTCGGGGTCCCAGAGTCCCTGGGTCTGACTGGGAGCCCCTTTACTTACTGCAGCCGCAGGGCTGGCAGCCCTAGCCCACCGCCCAGGTCCTCACCTGACGGCTGGAGGGCGCGCCTTGGCGGGGTAGCGGCGCGCAGGCAGCTGGAGCTGTGGCGGCTGGAGGAAGTGGTCCGGCCTACCTGGGGAGGCAGGACGGAGGCCGGACTCAGGCCGCCGGGGAGAAACTGGAGGCCCACTCCACCGCGTCGGGGAGCGGCAGGAGAGGCGGGACGCCAA CTGGGCAGTCCTCAGGGTGAGCTAGGTTTCCTCATGGAGGCGGTCATTCTCAA GAAGTTCAACTATCAAAACATTGTGTGCTGTGTGGGGCTCAGCCTCTGACCTGCCCCTTGCCTAATTCTGCTAGAGTTGATGTCTGGAGGAGACATGAA GTCCTTCTAAAGATCCTGCC GCCCAAACCAGGGCCAACCATCACCGCTGACTATGCATGGCCTGCTCCAGCTGGCCCAGGACATAGCCCtagaggaaaataatttaattcacaG GGACATTGCTGCTAGGAACTGTCTGCTGAGCTGCACTGGACTCAGACTACTGAACACAATCGGGGACTTTGGGATGGCTAGAAATATCTACAGAT CCAGTCATTACCACAGAGGGGTCTAGGCTCTGCTGCTGGTCAAGTGGATGC TAGAGGCCTTCCTAGAGGGCATCTTCACACCCGAGACAGGCTCCTG GTCTTTTGGGGTACTGCTCCGGAAGATCTTCTCACTGGG TGTGTCCTACCCTAGATGCACCAACCAGGAGGTACTGGACTTTATAATCG AGGGGCAGATGGACCCTCCCAGGGGCTGTCCAGGGCCTGT GTATATTGTGACCCAGTATTGGCAGCACCAGAGTGAACTCTGCCCTACTTTTGCCAGCATCTCAGAGCATCTTTAATACTGCACTCAGGGGTGTCATACTGGTCAGGAGGGAGGCCATAAAACAACATTGGTCCTCTTCTTCCTTAACCTTCCATTACAGGACCCTGATGTGCTGAATTCACCTCTGCCAACGAAGCTAGGGCCCACACTGGAGGAAGAAAGGGCTTCTGGGTTGGGGAGTAGGCTTTTGGAGGGCCTAAGATCCCCCCAGGCCCAGAAGCTGAGTCTGGAGATCTTGAAGAGCTGGGGAGGGAGCCTCTTTGACCCCGGGCTGCCCTCTGGCCTCAAGCTCCCCAAATCCAGGGGACTCCAACCTCATAACATTTGGAATCCCACCTATGGCTGCTGTGCCTTAGGATCCCTGAGGGGAGGCATTGATGCTAGCAACAGTTCCTTCTGCACTCCTCCCCAGGCTTCCTGCGGCTTGTCATTCCAGtag
- the ITPKA gene encoding inositol-trisphosphate 3-kinase A: MTLPGGPTGMARPGGAEPCSPGLERAPRRSVGELRLLFEARCAAVAAAAAAAQPRARGAKRRGGKVPNGLPRAPPAPVIPQLTVTAEEPEPDVPPASPGPPEPEGGWLPAVGSSHLQQPRRLSTSSLSSTGSSSLPEDSEDDLLSDSESRSRGNVQLEASVDVGQKSHWQKIRTMVNLPVMSPFKKRYSWVQLAGHTGSFKAASTSGLILKRSSDPERYCLAQLMADALRSCVPAFHGVVERDGESYLQLQDLLHGFDGPCVLDCKMGIRTYLEEELTKARERPKLRKDMYKKMLAVDPAAPTEEEHAQRAVTKPRYMQWREGISSSTTLGFRIEGIKKADGSCSTDFKTTRSREQVTRVFEEFVQGDAEVLRRYLNRLQQIRDTLEVSEFFRRHEVIGSSLLFVHDHCHRAGVWLIDFGKTTPLPDGQTLDHRRPWEEGNREDGYLLGLDNLIGILASMAQR; encoded by the exons ATGACCCTGCCCGGGGGCCCGACGGGCATGGCACGGCCGGGAGGCGCGGAGCCCTGCAGCCCCGGGCTGGAGCGGGCCCCGCGCCGGAGCGTCGGGGAGCTACGCCTGCTCTTCGAGGCGCGCTGCGCCGCGgtcgctgccgccgccgccgccgcgcagCCCCGGGCCCGTGGGGCCAAGCGGCGTGGGGGAAAGGTCCCTAATGGGCTTCCGCGGGCTCCTCCTGCCCCGGTGATCCCTCAGCTGACTGTGACAGCCGAGGAGCCGGAGCCGGACGTACCCCCAGCCAGCCCCGGGCCGCCCGAGCCGGAGGGTGGTTGGCTTCCAGCCGTGGGCTCGTCGCACCTGCAGCAGCCGCGCCGCCTCTCCACCTCGTCGCTCTCTTCCACTGGCTCCTCGTCGCTGCCCGAGGACTCGGAGGACGATTTATTGAGCGACAGCGAGAGTCGAAGCCGCGGAAACGTGCAGCTGGAAGCCAGCGTGGACGTGGGTCAG AAAAGTCACTGGCAGAAGATCCGGACAATGGTGAACCTGCCCGTCATGAGCCCTTTCAAGAAGCGCTACTCCTGGGTGCAGCTGGCTGGGCACACGG GAAGTTTCAAGGCTGCAAGCACCAGTGGGCTGATCTTGAAGCGAAGCTCCGACCCGGAGCGTTACTGCCTGGCGCAGCTGATGGCCGACGCGCTGCGCAGCTGTGTACCTGCCTTCCATGGCGTGGTGGAGCGCGACGGGGAGAGCTACCTGCAGTTGCAGGACCTGCTCCACGGTTTCGATGGGCCCTGCGTACTTGACTGCAAAATGGGCATCAG GACTTACCTGGAAGAAGAGTTGACCAAAGCCCGTGAACGGCCCAAATTGCGGAAGGATATGTACAAAAAGATGCTGGCGGTGGACCCTGCGGCGCCCACCGAGGAAGAGCACGCTCAGCGCGCGGTCACCAAGCCGCGCTACATGCAGTGGCGAGAAGGCATCAGCTCCAGTACCACGCTCGGCTTCCGCATCGAGGGTATCAAG aaagccgaTGGATCCTGCAGCACAGACTTCAAGACCACTCGAAGCCGGGAGCAAGTGACGCGTGTCTTCGAGGAGTTTGTGCAAGGGGATGCAGAAGTACTG CGGAGGTATCTGAATCGCCTGCAGCAGATCCGAGACACCCTGGAGGTCTCAGAGTTCTTTAGGAGGCACGAG GTGATTGGCAGCTCGCTGCTCTTCGTGCATGATCACTGCCATCGTGCTGGTGTGTGGCTCATCGACTTCGGCAAGACCACGCCCCTCCCAGACGGCCAGACTCTGGACCATCGGAGGCCCTGGGAGGAGGGCAACCGCGAGGACGGTTATTTGCTGGGACTGGACAATCTCATTGGCATCCTGGCCAGCATGGCCCAGAGATGA